The proteins below come from a single Corynebacterium glyciniphilum AJ 3170 genomic window:
- the mvk gene encoding mevalonate kinase encodes MAKVILFGEHSVVYGHPAVAVPLHNLHMTATVRPAAVVTAPSTLNCLDWHGPLDAAPAQLASVVEAVKVATGFAGHPDTGLHVTTQADFPPERGLGSSAAAAGAVIQAVLDAYGVPASPQQLFDLTQEAERIAHGHPSGLDALTTASLAPVYFRDGAGTALDMNLTAWIVIADSGAQGSTRETVGDVRRGYETSPEQVGALLDQLGAIAEGAAEDLRTGDVSALGEKMNDAHRLLAELGVSDDRLDAMTGAARDAGAVGAKLTGGGRGGCIIALARTGDDAARIAGSLTDAGASGTWIYAPHLEKAAP; translated from the coding sequence GTGGCCAAGGTCATCCTCTTCGGTGAGCACTCCGTGGTCTACGGGCACCCTGCTGTGGCCGTGCCGTTGCACAACCTGCACATGACTGCCACGGTGCGCCCCGCCGCCGTGGTCACCGCCCCGAGCACACTGAACTGTCTCGACTGGCACGGCCCGCTGGACGCCGCTCCCGCACAGCTCGCCTCCGTGGTCGAGGCAGTCAAGGTGGCCACCGGCTTCGCCGGGCATCCGGATACTGGCCTGCATGTAACCACGCAGGCCGACTTCCCGCCGGAGCGTGGGCTGGGTTCCTCCGCTGCTGCTGCCGGCGCGGTCATCCAGGCCGTACTGGACGCCTACGGTGTTCCGGCGTCCCCGCAGCAGCTCTTTGATCTCACTCAGGAGGCTGAGCGCATCGCCCACGGTCATCCGTCCGGACTGGACGCGCTGACGACCGCCTCGTTGGCACCGGTGTATTTCCGGGACGGAGCGGGGACGGCCCTGGACATGAACCTGACGGCCTGGATCGTCATCGCCGACTCCGGGGCGCAGGGCAGCACCCGGGAGACCGTCGGCGATGTCCGACGCGGCTACGAGACCTCCCCGGAGCAGGTCGGTGCCCTGCTTGACCAGCTCGGCGCGATCGCCGAGGGGGCGGCCGAGGACCTGCGGACCGGCGATGTCAGCGCACTCGGAGAGAAGATGAACGACGCCCATCGTCTGCTGGCTGAGCTCGGGGTCAGCGACGACCGGCTGGACGCGATGACCGGCGCCGCCCGTGATGCCGGGGCCGTTGGCGCGAAACTCACCGGGGGAGGACGAGGCGGATGCATCATCGCCCTGGCCCGCACCGGTGATGACGCCGCACGCATCGCCGGCAGCCTCACCGACGCCGGGGC